The following nucleotide sequence is from Solanum dulcamara chromosome 7, daSolDulc1.2, whole genome shotgun sequence.
TTGATGTTATCGTTAAAAatgatgatatattttatatggTTTAACTTAACTATTTAATATACACTTAATAACGTAAgcaaaagtttttttaaaatttgaatcgaAAGTAATTGATATTTATCTAATACAAATCATAATTTAAGTATCTAAATGAAATTTagtaaagaaattatttaagAGTCTAAGGATGTATTTAGCCaataaaaatatacaattaGCTGATGATGTCTTTTATTTTTACAGGGATTACGAGGCACCACCGAACTTCCCTTCTCCCTGCCTTTAAAGCCGGAGAGTGGGGAGCAGTAGAATTTATAGACCCAATAACACTTATTTACACATTTGGAGTTTTGACCCTTAATTTCAAAATGGAGAAAGAAATTCTGGATTACGTGTTGGTACCATTAGGCCTACTCATCATGCTTGCTTATCACCTATGGCTTCTTCAGCGCATTCTTAAACACCCAAATCACACCGTCATTGGCATCAATTCAATCAACCGTCGCTTATGGGTTCTTGGTAGAATGGAGGTTAATTAATTTGTCTTCAATTCTCCCTTCTTTATTTCACAATGTATTTATTAGGAGTTAGGactaatttttatattaatcaATGAATGTTACAGGAATCGTCGAATAATGGAGTTCTAGCAGTACAAACGTTAAGGAACAACATAATGGCGTCAACCCTATTAGCATCTACAGCTATTATGCTCAGTTCACTCATAGCCATCTTAATGACGGGCGGAAGTAGTGGTCGTTCAGTTGGTTTTCATGTTTACGGTGACAAGAGCGAGTTTTGCTTGTCAATTAAGTTTTTCTCCATATTGGTATGTTTTATGGTGGCGTTTTTGTTTAATGTGCAATCGATCAGGTATTATAGTCATGCTAGCATACTCATCAATGTGCCCTACAAGAAATTGGATTCTTCAAGGCATTGTGCGACAGCGGAGTACGTGGGGAGGACAGTGAATAGAGGCAGCTATTTCTGGTCACTTGGACTACGTGCATTTTATTTTTCGTTTCCCCTGTTTTTGTGGATCTTTGGACCTATTCCTATGTTTCTCTGCTGCATTTTCCTGGTTGTCATGCTTTATTTCCTGGATGTTAGTTCTGATTTTGGATGGGTTGCACCAACTGATGAAAACACCCACCAGACTGCTTGAAGACAACTTGCGGGCAGCAAGTTTAGGTACTGTTGGCTTTAGGTGTCTTCATGTCAAATCATATTATTTAGCATGATCCTATAAATGCGGGTGGGGTGTACTATTAGCTTGTAGAAGTAGAGAGCGTGAGAACAGTTTAGATTCAATCCAAGTTGAATCTTGTAATGCATATTCAATAATGTGCTTCGGTTATGTTCTGTTCTTTTAAGAACTATTGTTGTGGAGAAGAATAAGACTGAATTTCTCAATCATGGTTCATCTCTTCTGTACTACAGTTAACAACGTTGCCTCTGCATTCCATGTTTATTGATGTAATGGCAGAACCATGAATATAATGTGTGCTACAAATCCCATATTATGGAAACATGATGCAGGGCAGAGGGCATAAACTTGCCCTCTTTAtctttaaaatttgttttgcCTGGTGGGCCGCAACCCTAAATCCTAATAATGGCAGTCGTACTCGTATATCAGGCACTTGGGTACATGAACCTAAAAAAACCGAAGGCATTGCATGTGAGGACTTTACACTCTTAGGCTGCAGTCCGAATATTAAAGGTGGAAATAGGGAAGAGCGACTAATTAATTAGCTAGATCTAAATTTCATTTAATAAAGTATAAAATCTGTACGTTTTTGTACACAATGAAGTTACTAGAGTAATAAGTACACCCCAACCAAGGCTACTAGGGCACCTAGTTCAAATAAACTGATGTCATCCAGAATCTAGTAGTTGACTTAATCAAAGCCGCCAAGttcaaataaatacaagtacaTCTGAACGAGGAGCAATCAAAAGTTCCCCATAACTCTAGCATCGCCCGCAGAGCAACCTCAAAGAACAGTCATATTTGGCCTGACACACTGCCCTGCATGTGACACCATGCTCTTCACTGAAAATTATTGCTTGCTTGCTAAACATTGGGCATATTTTCTGATGGAACCTTCTCCTCAAGGCATCCCTTTAAAACACCAAAACATCGTGAAAATGGTGCAGCTGAAAACTGAGTACATTTCCTTATGTGCAAGCTAGATCTCAGTTGTAAAAGTACCTACTCAAATAGTATGAGATGCATCCTGGGTAACTGGATATATGCTCAGGCTATCCAGTATGTCCCGAGTCTATTACATTAATCTATTACTAAAATGTGATAGTTAAGGAAATATaccaatcaaccatttgtactCCGCGTTTAGCAAGTTTAACTGTTCCGTCATACCAATTGCAGGTGGCAAAAAGCGGTTTCAAATGGCAATCCCAGACACCCAAGGACACTTCTCACTGCAGGACGGAGATATGAAAAACCTACCTGACACAGGCACCTTTCAGGTCAATACATCTGCTAACTTAAGCTTGAGCTTCATGTTGCCAGCTTGTACTAATAGCTCTTCTCTAGAAGGATCGACTTTCAGGACTAAAGCTTGCTTGTTAAGTGAAGGAACATGGATCGAATCACCAACATTGGGAAGTTTCCTCCTCTCTGCTGCATAGGCAAAACAGATCATTACCAACAAGAGTGGATATTTGATCaatgtaaaataagaaaatataatagaTGCTAGCAAAGACAAGCAATAATGATCATCACATAAAAGAAATTATGTCACCTGAAACAGGCCGCCTGGATG
It contains:
- the LOC129895727 gene encoding uncharacterized protein LOC129895727 isoform X2 yields the protein MEKEILDYVLVPLGLLIMLAYHLWLLQRILKHPNHTVIGINSINRRLWVLGRMEESSNNGVLAVQTLRNNIMASTLLASTAIMLSSLIAILMTGGSSGRSVGFHVYGDKSEFCLSIKFFSILVCFMVAFLFNVQSIRYYSHASILINVPYKKLDSSRHCATAEYVGRTVNRGSYFWSLGLRAFYFSFPLFLWIFGPIPMFLCCIFLVVMLYFLDVSSDFGWVAPTDENTHQTA